The following proteins come from a genomic window of Terribacillus aidingensis:
- the pcrA gene encoding DNA helicase PcrA, translated as MSRLANDLINGLNKEQAEAVQHTEGPLLIMAGAGSGKTRVLTNRIAYLLGEKEVSPRSILAITFTNKAAREMRERVHKLVGDEGSQIWVSTFHSMCVRILRRDIDRIGYNSNFSILDTSDQLSVIKQALKRLNLDPKQYDPRAMLGAISSAKNELITPDQYSKEAGSVYERKVAEIFDLYQKTLRRNQSLDFDDLIMQTIQLFDRVPEVLQYYQRRFQYIHVDEYQDTNHAQYRLVNQLASRYKNLCVVGDSDQSIYRWRGADITNILSFEKDYPNAKVVMLEQNYRSTKTILDAANKVIGNNTGRKPKNLWTDNIDGSKLRYYEAATERDEALYVTEKIEEMVMMEKKRHYRDIAILYRTNAQSRSIEETFVKAGVPYQMIGGTKFYDRKEIKDMLAYLRLIANPDDDISFERVVNEPKRGIGKTSIEKLQAYANEHDISLFDTLKEVDFTGVSAKAANALSEFGAMISNWSKQTEFLTATDMVEQVLEGSGYEEMLKAERSIESQSRLENLEEFKTVTKNFEQTSEDKTLVAFLTDLALIADIDSMDEDPSSDDKVILMTLHGAKGLEFPVVFLIGMEENVFPHSRSQMDETEMEEERRLAYVGITRAEEELFLTHAKMRTLFGRTNMNPVSRFIGEIPNELLEGIQETKQNPFGLGSGRQVAKPQEQKRIVRKPKPKSGADALGWGPGDKAVHKKWGEGTVVKVNGEGEAMELDIAFPAPVGIKRLLASFAPITKA; from the coding sequence ATGAGCCGATTGGCGAATGATTTAATAAATGGTTTGAATAAAGAACAGGCAGAGGCGGTACAGCATACCGAAGGACCGCTCCTGATCATGGCAGGTGCCGGAAGCGGTAAGACACGAGTACTCACGAACCGGATTGCTTATTTACTTGGTGAGAAGGAAGTGTCGCCCCGCAGTATTTTGGCGATTACCTTCACAAACAAAGCAGCTCGTGAAATGCGGGAACGTGTACACAAATTAGTTGGAGATGAAGGCTCACAGATCTGGGTTTCGACTTTCCACTCTATGTGTGTACGCATTTTACGGCGTGATATAGACAGAATAGGATACAATAGCAATTTTTCCATACTGGATACAAGCGATCAGCTTTCTGTAATCAAGCAAGCACTAAAACGGCTTAATCTAGATCCGAAGCAGTACGATCCGCGTGCGATGCTTGGTGCCATCAGCTCAGCGAAAAACGAACTGATTACACCTGACCAATACAGCAAGGAAGCTGGAAGTGTCTACGAAAGAAAAGTGGCAGAAATATTTGACCTGTACCAGAAAACGTTGCGCCGCAATCAATCATTGGATTTCGATGATTTGATCATGCAGACAATACAGCTATTTGACCGGGTGCCAGAAGTGCTGCAATATTACCAGCGTCGTTTTCAGTACATCCATGTGGATGAGTATCAGGATACGAACCACGCACAGTATCGCTTGGTGAATCAGCTGGCTTCCCGATATAAGAACCTTTGTGTGGTAGGGGACTCCGATCAATCCATTTACCGCTGGAGGGGTGCGGATATTACGAATATCCTTTCATTCGAAAAGGATTATCCAAATGCCAAGGTCGTTATGCTCGAGCAGAACTATCGCTCGACGAAGACAATACTGGATGCAGCTAACAAGGTAATTGGCAACAATACAGGACGTAAGCCAAAAAACTTGTGGACGGACAATATCGATGGCTCAAAGCTTCGTTACTATGAAGCAGCCACCGAGCGAGATGAAGCACTATATGTAACAGAGAAAATCGAAGAAATGGTCATGATGGAGAAAAAGCGGCATTACCGCGATATTGCAATCCTTTACCGTACAAATGCCCAGTCCCGATCCATTGAGGAAACGTTTGTAAAAGCGGGCGTGCCGTATCAAATGATAGGCGGCACAAAGTTCTATGACCGAAAAGAAATCAAAGACATGCTAGCTTACCTCCGTCTGATTGCCAATCCAGATGATGATATCAGCTTCGAGCGGGTAGTCAATGAACCGAAGCGAGGCATTGGTAAAACATCGATTGAAAAACTGCAGGCGTATGCGAATGAGCACGATATTTCCTTGTTCGATACGCTGAAGGAAGTTGATTTTACTGGTGTGAGCGCCAAAGCTGCCAATGCGCTTAGTGAGTTCGGAGCGATGATCAGCAACTGGAGCAAGCAGACTGAATTCCTGACTGCAACAGATATGGTCGAGCAGGTACTGGAAGGTTCCGGTTATGAGGAGATGCTGAAAGCAGAACGAAGCATCGAATCACAGAGCCGACTTGAGAACTTGGAAGAGTTCAAGACAGTAACAAAAAACTTTGAGCAGACGAGTGAAGATAAGACACTGGTTGCATTCCTGACAGATCTTGCGCTGATTGCAGATATCGATTCCATGGATGAAGATCCATCCAGCGATGATAAAGTCATCCTTATGACGCTGCATGGTGCCAAGGGGCTTGAGTTTCCAGTCGTATTCCTGATTGGAATGGAAGAGAACGTATTCCCGCATAGCCGTTCACAAATGGATGAAACAGAAATGGAAGAAGAACGCCGCCTTGCTTATGTCGGCATCACTCGAGCAGAAGAGGAGTTATTCCTCACGCACGCTAAGATGAGGACATTGTTCGGACGGACGAATATGAACCCTGTCAGCCGTTTTATCGGTGAAATTCCGAATGAACTGCTGGAAGGTATCCAAGAAACAAAACAGAATCCGTTTGGACTTGGAAGCGGCCGTCAAGTGGCTAAACCACAGGAGCAAAAGCGTATCGTACGCAAGCCGAAGCCAAAATCCGGAGCAGACGCTCTCGGCTGGGGACCTGGCGACAAGGCCGTCCATAAGAAATGGGGCGAAGGAACAGTAGTCAAGGTCAATGGAGAAGGAGAAGCGATGGAGCTTGATATCGCCTTCCCTGCGCCAGTAGGCATCAAACGGCTGCTTGCTTCATTCGCACCGATCACAAAAGCTTAA
- the ligA gene encoding NAD-dependent DNA ligase LigA: protein MNKEEAILELADLRKKLNQYNYDYHVLDNPQVSDYEYDQTLKRLLDIEAEFPDLITSDSPSQRVGGTPLESFNKVEHRVPMLSLGNAFNEEDLRSFDKRVRNGLDTDDYSYICELKIDGLAVSLRYDNGEFVQGATRGDGTTGEDITQNLRTIRSIPLRIDLEEAIEVRGEAFMPQKSFAALNAQKEENGEAPFANPRNAAAGSLRQLDPKIAASRNLDVFLYGSGQWETNNLDSHSGLLDYLEQLGFKTNKERRRCQTIEEVLAYVEEWSAKRRELSYEIDGIVIKVDKREQQDELGFTARTPRWAIAYKFPAEEVTTKLYDIELNVGRTGVITPTALLEPVRVAGTTVQRATLHNEDLIREKDIRIGDTVVIKKAGDIIPEVVRVVTDARTGEEKEFHMPEHCPECGSETVRLEEEVALRCINPNCPAQLVEGLIHFVSRNAMNIDGLGEKVIIQLYRAELVHTIDDLYKLDRDALLGLERMGEKSVDNLLKSIEASKENSLERLLFGLGIRFVGAKAAKTLAQAFETIDRLQQATVEELVAIDEIGEKMADSIYQHFQEEKVTQLIEELKAVGVNMTYKGIKPQEVTGDSIFSGKTIVLTGKMDALTRPEAKEKIEALGGIVTGSVSKKTDLLIAGEDAGSKYEKAEKLGIEIWNEARLIEALQE, encoded by the coding sequence ATGAACAAAGAAGAAGCAATTCTAGAGCTTGCGGATTTGCGCAAGAAGCTCAATCAATATAATTATGATTATCATGTTCTCGATAATCCACAGGTGTCTGATTATGAGTACGACCAGACATTGAAACGGCTGCTTGATATCGAAGCGGAATTTCCCGACCTTATCACAAGTGACTCGCCATCCCAGCGTGTTGGCGGGACTCCGCTTGAATCATTCAACAAAGTGGAGCATCGCGTGCCGATGCTATCCTTGGGCAATGCGTTCAACGAAGAAGACTTGCGAAGCTTTGATAAGCGGGTCCGGAACGGCTTGGATACAGATGACTATTCCTATATCTGTGAGCTGAAGATTGATGGACTGGCTGTTTCTCTTCGCTACGATAACGGAGAGTTCGTCCAAGGAGCAACACGTGGCGACGGTACGACTGGTGAGGATATTACCCAGAATCTACGGACAATTCGCAGCATCCCGCTTCGAATTGATTTAGAGGAAGCAATCGAGGTGCGCGGAGAGGCATTTATGCCGCAAAAGTCCTTTGCAGCTCTGAATGCCCAGAAGGAAGAAAACGGAGAAGCACCTTTTGCGAATCCGCGTAATGCAGCAGCTGGGTCTTTGCGCCAGCTTGATCCGAAGATTGCTGCCAGTCGAAATCTGGACGTCTTCCTCTATGGTTCCGGTCAATGGGAGACCAATAATCTGGATTCCCATAGCGGATTGCTCGACTATTTGGAGCAGCTAGGCTTCAAGACAAATAAAGAACGCCGCCGCTGCCAAACAATCGAGGAAGTACTTGCTTATGTCGAGGAATGGAGCGCCAAACGACGTGAACTGAGCTACGAAATCGATGGTATCGTAATCAAAGTGGACAAGCGGGAACAGCAGGATGAACTTGGCTTTACGGCCCGCACACCGCGCTGGGCTATTGCATACAAATTCCCAGCTGAGGAAGTGACGACGAAGCTGTATGACATCGAGCTGAATGTCGGGCGTACTGGTGTCATCACACCGACAGCATTGCTGGAGCCAGTCCGAGTGGCAGGAACGACAGTACAGCGTGCAACCTTGCATAATGAAGATCTGATTCGCGAAAAGGATATTCGAATCGGGGATACGGTTGTCATTAAAAAGGCCGGTGACATCATTCCAGAAGTAGTGCGTGTCGTTACTGATGCACGTACAGGAGAAGAGAAGGAATTCCATATGCCGGAGCACTGTCCGGAATGCGGCAGTGAGACAGTTCGTTTGGAAGAAGAAGTGGCTCTGCGCTGTATCAATCCGAACTGTCCGGCACAGCTGGTCGAAGGGCTGATTCATTTTGTTTCCCGTAATGCTATGAACATTGATGGGCTAGGAGAGAAGGTCATCATCCAGCTGTATCGTGCTGAACTGGTGCACACCATTGATGATTTGTACAAACTCGATCGGGATGCTTTACTTGGTTTGGAGCGTATGGGCGAGAAGTCGGTGGACAATCTGCTCAAATCAATTGAAGCGTCCAAGGAAAATTCGCTTGAACGCTTATTGTTCGGGCTGGGCATCCGCTTTGTCGGAGCGAAAGCTGCTAAAACATTGGCGCAAGCCTTTGAAACGATTGACAGATTGCAGCAGGCAACCGTTGAGGAGCTTGTAGCAATTGATGAAATCGGAGAAAAAATGGCTGACTCTATTTACCAGCATTTCCAGGAAGAAAAAGTAACCCAGCTGATCGAAGAGCTGAAAGCTGTAGGCGTCAATATGACCTATAAAGGCATCAAACCGCAGGAAGTGACTGGTGACAGCATCTTCAGCGGCAAAACCATTGTCTTGACAGGAAAAATGGACGCTCTCACAAGACCAGAGGCAAAAGAGAAAATAGAAGCACTCGGCGGTATTGTCA